The DNA window ATCCTTTCCTACCTTTGTCGCCTTAAATCTTATGGAGCCGTTTTTATTTATACTTGCTCCTATTACCTTATCTCCCTGCTTTTTCTCTATTGGTATGCTCTCTCCTGTCAACATGGATTCATCAACGGATGTAAGCCCTTCTATAACCTCACCGTCAACAGGTATCTTCTCTCCCGGCTTAACTACTATAATATCTCCAGCTTCCACTTCATCTATGGGAATTTCGATTTCTTTATCATCCTGTATAACCGTAGCTGTCTTTGGCGCCAGGCCCATAAGCTTCTTTATGGCTTCCGATGTCTTTCCTTTCGTGACAGATTCCAAGTATTTTCCCAAAAGTATCAATGTTACAATTACACCGGCAGACTCAAAATAAAGCTCATAAGCATAATCTATATTTCCGTTAAATATCTGAACTATGGAATATATACCATAAATAACTGCAGCTGATGTACCTAATGCTATTAACGAGTCCATATTAGGGCTTCTTTTTATAAGAGACTTAAAGCCCACCCTGTAAAACCGGTTGCCTGCAGCCAATATAGGAACTGTAAGAACTAGCTGAATCACTGCAAAGCTTCTGGGACTTTCCATTGGGTCAAGTATTCCCGGCAGATGCAGTCCCAGCATATGGCCCATGGCAATAACCAAAAGGGGAACTGTAAATACAGCCGATATAATAAATTTTATAAGCAGTGTTTTTATTTCCTTTTCCTTGCGTTCCCTATCCTGATCAACTGCCTGTCCCGTTTCTATTTCAAGAGGTTCATAACCTGCCTTTTTAACGGCGGCTTTAATCTCGGAAATCCTGGTTTTGCCAGGGTCATATTCAACAGTTAGCCTTTCCGTCGCAAAATTAACTGATGCAGATATTACTCCTTCAACCTTTCCGGCTGCCCTCTCAACAGCCTTGGCACAAGCTGCACAGGTCATTCCTCCTATAGGTATTGTAACGGATTTTGTATCCTTCTTTTCTAATGCGCCATATCCTGCTTTTTCTATAGCTTTTATTATATCTGTCAAATCTACTTTATTTTCGTCATATTCAACAGCTAATTTTTCAGTGGCAATATTGACAGAAGCATCATTTACTCCCTCAAGCTTTTTGCTGGCACGTTCCACGGCTTTGGCACAAGCCGCACAGGTCATCCCCGTTATATCTAAATACTGAATCTTCATTACTAATATCCCCCTTTCAAGCTTTATCTATATATTTTTCCAGTATATACATTATCTCATCTATTTTTTCTTGTCCTTCTCCTACCATAACTGCATGAACCACACAGGAGTTTATATGATTCTTAAGTATTTTTATATTTGCCTTTTTTAAAAGGGATTGAACCGCCAATATCTGCTTTGATATATCGATACAGTATCTTTCTTCATCAATCATTTTCAATATACCATCCAGCTGTCCCCTGGCTGTTTTAAGGGCATTCATTATTTCGGAATCTTCTTTATGGCTTGTCAATAATACCCCTCCTCTCGACATTATTATCTGTAATATGCATTAAAAAATACTCTTTACCCCTCCCCCATAGGGGGTGTGATTTAATATTACCACTTTATTTTTTCTTTTGCAATATTATAACTTAAATTTAATTCCAGAATTTTTGCATCTTTTCGGAGCATCCTTATCGTTCCTTATTATTTTCCTTCCCTAATATGCTACTGCATCAACATCTCCTTCCTTATTTTGTTCAATAAATATGATTATTTTGTTAGGCAGACAGACAATAGTCTCATATTTCTTACTAATCCATCCTGTATCTGAACATACGCCCTCAGGGCATATGTCTTTAATCATCTCCAGCATTCTGACTTTTCCATCCTTTAATTCGATATACCCGGTATTATTTTTAAACTGGAAGTCATAAATTTTATTATCCGTTTTTTCATTAACAGTTAATGTCTTTATCACATTATCATCAACTTTAATGACTACATTCTTTTTATTCGATTCAACATTAATAAACCTATTGACTATGTATCCTCCGATAATACATATAACTAAAAATGCAATTAATATCTTATCTCCACTTCTCATGCCTGGCCATCTTTTCATTGTCAATCCTCTTTCTGATAGTAAAATAGCAGAACTTGGCAACTATATATTTACTCCTCATGGATAAATATATAATATACAAAAAATATGAAAAAAGTATGAAGAATACATTTCTTCATACTTTTTTTCTCATATAAAATAAAACAGTCAATACTTCATAAAACTTCACCGGGATCAAAACCAGTAATTTTATATCGCGTTACATAAACGGAAAGCTCTATTATTTTATTGATATCCATATTCCCGAAATGCTCTGTATCAGCTTTATAATCTCTGCCTCTACCTCAAAGCTCCCGCTTACTTCATACTCAATTCCGTTCTTTATCCATCTGATTTCGGCATAAGCTTCGGTATATTTTTTTACTGCAAACTTTTGCCCTTCCGCCATCTGGACATTTTCCCCTTCCTGTATAGCTAATTCCTTGTCCTGTGTCTTTTTCTGTATGAAATTTATTGTATCATCATCTTTGATATAGGATATCAAGACGGAAGGCGCTTTAGCCGGGGGAATAATATATATATCGCTTAATGAAAAATCCTTTGGGATAGTCTTGGGAATAAGAACGTTAAACTTTACATATTTCTCTGCTTCCTTTTCGTCACTAACAAGCTTGGGGATTCCCTCCATGTTATATATTTTTATATTCTCATTATCCTTTAATGCAAAAAGAGACATATCTATATTCTTGTTTACGGTAATATATTCATATTCACAGATAGAATTCATTTCCCCGTCAGCCAAAAATTCTTCCTTCAGGGGGAGCCTCAATCCGTTTATCTCTGCAAGCCACATACGATGCTCATATATCTCCCCGTTATCGTCGTCAATGCATCTAATTATTTCGACAGGCTGACCTCTAAACTCATCTTTTTTAAAAGTCTGATATTTTCCGCTGACTTCCATATCCTGAAGCTTTTCCTCCAGTTGAAAGTAAATGGGCGCATCATCCTTCCACTTCTCCCTGTAATATGCAGACTTTGATTGGGGCAGATACTCATATACTCCTTCAGGTGTGTATATATCAATATTAGTGCTTCCGGAATATGATGTTTCACACCTTAGGTAGTAAGGCCTTATGTAATAATAATGCATTTCCATGGAAGATGTCTTATTTCCCAGCGCCATGGTTTTTACAGTTTGTTTATATTCAATGGAATAAACTTGTTTTATTGAATGGGACAGTACATCAACAATGCTGTCATTACCATAGGAGCTCATGACTGCCTGAGGCTCAAATTCCTGTTTTATTCCCTTGGATAGCATAACAATCAATAAAAATGACAGCATCAATGTACCATATTTAAATCTTCTATACCACAAAGATATATCCCCCTTCGTTTAACACATGTGTACAGTAAATTTATATTATTGATTGTGCTGAAATATTTCATTTATCCTTAATTAGCTGTAAATAAACTTTCCGTATGGGATACATTCAATGATATGAACCAGCTTGCAGAGCCCATAAATATAGATGTGAATTAATACGCCCTTTATCTCGTCCTGTGCGGGCTGCCTCTTTGCCTGTTCAGGACGTTCTTTTATTGCAATAGGATTGCTTTTAGCAGAACATCCTTTAGAAGTTAAAGGAGTGAAATATGCAGAATCAAATGAGATGCTATGAAAAACCATGAGCATATTGTATATATTTGCAAAAAAAAATGGGTTATTAATTATTATAAATATAAGGTATTATATAAAATAACATATTTCGCCAAGCCAACTGCCTTGGGTAATTATCCTTGAGCATGATAAGGGTTCGAGTCCCCCCCTTTTTTGGCTTATATCCAAGGGTGATTTCTTATTGCCCTATAACTGTATTAGGGAGGTTTATATGAATGAATTAACTACTTTCAACTACGAAGGCAAGAAAGTACGTACCATTCAAAGAAACGGAGAAACTTGGTGGGTGGCAAAATATGTGTGCGATGTATTTGGAGAAGCCAATAGAAATCGTGCCATGCAGTATCTCGATGAAGATGAAAAGGGGTATACGCAAATGACTACCCCCGGCGGGGTCTTGTTTTCATTCCTTCCCATTGGCTGTATATCCACCAGTCTAATTCATTCAGCACTATGTTTGATAGTATTGGCGAAATGATGCCTCCCTGGGGAGTACCTTTTTCCGGCACACCTATACCTTCAATTCTGGCTTTTAGAATTTTGGATATTACAGATAGCAGCTTCTTATCTCTTATTCCCATAGACCACATCTGTTTTAGTAGTTTTCCATGGTCTACGTTATCAAAGAAACCTTTTACATCAATATCAATCGCATAATGGAGTTTGTTGGAGTTGATAAGTGAGATTGCCCTGGCAAGAGCGTGTTCCATGCTTCTATTGGGCCTGAATCCATAGCTGTGTTTATAGAACCTGGCTTCACAGATAGGTTCTAAGACTTGCTTTGTGCATTGCTGAAGAAGCCTGTCTTCTAATGTGGGTATGCCCAGTATTCTGAATTTTATCATCTCTGCGGATAATATCAGTAATTGTTCGATATCCCCAGGTTGGGTGCGCAGTATGAATTTCATCTATTCTACGCATGATGAATAAAACCTCATTAGATACTGTCATATTTTTGGGAGCTTTACGACGATATACACTACTTCGGTTCACTGACAGCAGAGAGGTCTGGCGTTTTATATACAACAGATCTAATTAAAATTATTTTTCAACTTCTCACATCAGCTCCGGCTGCTGGGATATTTTAATCTTCGGTTTTCCATGTTGGTTCAAATTTTTATCACTTGATAAATACATACAATAAAGTTGAGATAAAACCTGCACAAAGAGCCAATATAACCTTACGTGTAAAAGACCCTTCTTCTTGTGGTGATGTTATATAATTATAATAAAAACCTAAAATCAAAATACTTGATTGAATAATAAACCAAATGAAAAAATATAATAAAAATTCCACATGTGTACTCCTTTCACTGCATATAGGTTAATAGGCGTTTGATTTTGCAACGTATTTTTTCCATACCTACAGATTCCCTGTTAATCATTTTTTTTCAATACTCTAAAGAATTAAGGGATTTCTGCGGGTTTACTAAAGTTCCTGATGCTTCTAAGTTCACCCGCTTTAAGTAGGATTTCCTTTATTAAAATTACCTACTACTCCTATAGTTGACATGCTTATGCCAATTATTCCGGCTTCCGCAATACCTCTGACTAATCTATACTCTAATGGCGCAGGTATATTAAAAAATCCACCATGACGTCTTGAAGCCCTATTTACACCAATAGTTATTGTAGCTGGCACTATATCCTTAACAACAGAAGAAATTACAGAATCAGCAACTGTGGCCAGAAGGTTTTCACCAATTTCTTGAGTCAAACTTTTGCTATCTGGTACCACTTCATGTGTATTCGCTTTACTAACCTCATAACCCGAAAACTCTATCCACTGTTCATGACTTACATAGGCTGCAATAGGGTCATAGCCGCTTGTATCTTTTAAGTTTGCCGGTTCTCCATAAGCATATGCATATCTATTTAAGCTCTTTGGATTACTTAAATCACCTGCTATTATATCTTTCGTTAAAAACCTTCCGATTCCTGCTGCATAATATCTGGAATTTAAGAAATATAACTCGGTTTCCTTATCATACCTATAACCTGCATAGGTATGTGCATGCTCAAATCCGGTATCATTGTTGATATCTACTGTATTGCCGCTGCCATCCTTGACATTAATAATATTCCCATAAGGGTCGTAAACATATGCCTAACCTTTTCAGTTAGGAACGTGTCGCACCGTCATAGGTGTAGGAAGCAATAATATTATTACTTCCATCCTTTGATGTGCAGGGATTTTTTTAGGATTTCAACCTTTTCTTTTTCTTCAGATAATAGCTTGTCTTTCTTTCTGGGTTCCTTTCCTAGTTCTCTGTCCCGCTGTATCAATTCATGCTCAGAGATTGGACTTTTAGCTTTCATCCCTTTTGATTCAGCATAAGAAGGCATTTTATGCGGCGATAATCTCTTACCCATCGGCATACTGTATTTATGTCAATTCCCATTTCTTCTGCGAAGCTGGTTGCTGATTTCCCTGTTTCAAGTATAAATTTCGCTGTCTGTTCTCTCATTTCTTCTGTATATTTTGAATTGTTACTAGGCATAGATTTCTCCCTTCTTCCCATGCATATGGTAACATATTTTTTAGTGACGGTTTTTCACCGCAGTACAAAAAAAGCAGTTGCAAAACCAACAATATAAGTTTGGTTTTGCAACGACCTAATTAAAATTATTTTTTCTTGGCTATGCCCGCATTTTACAATGAATATTCTTCATTTTTCAAAGAAAACAAATAAAAGTTAAGCTTGCCATTACTGTCAAAGGTTAATGACAACAGTTTTGTTTCATAAGTTCTGTTTTCCGAATAAGCTTCTGAACCATATAAAGTGAACACAAACAAAAGATACTATTTGCATAAAATTTAAGATTAAAATATGCCCTTTTGCAATCCCGATATATAAATTATAAGAATCAAAAATATAATAAAGCAAAGAACAGCAATTCCCATTATGGCTTTACTTTTTTCACCATTTTTATATGTGCGAACGATCCCTGCTACCAAGGCGTACAGCACTAGAATACACCAAAGTAATGTGAATTTTAATTGAATATTGTTATTCCATTTAAAGTAATCTCTCCCGATAAGATATATTAAAATAGAAGTTATAATTGGAAATCCAATAATCGAAATGTATAAAGGAGTTTGAGTCCCCCCCCCTTTTATGTCTTTAATAAAATGCCATATATAGTATATGAAAATACAGAGTACAGAAATTATCTGAACTTTTGATGGCAAATATTGAAAGGCAAAGATATATGCAATAAGCCATAAAATTGTTTTTTTTGTTGTTTTATTAGGATCTCTTCTTATTTTTTTCAACTCACTTTTTAGTTATATTTTTTTACCATAATATACATTTTTAATGACTGAGCCACCCAACGATATAACTATACCGAGACCTACTGTAGTAGCTAATGCTGTTGCTGTTGCTGTTGCTGTACCAACGGAAACTCCTAGAAACGCCCCTATGAATAATACACCTACATCAATCAATGTCCTTTCAAAAGGATCTTGATAGTTTTTATAATTATCATATACCCCATATCCCCAAAAAGCCAAACCTACCAAACCTCCTCCATATTTATATACTGCATTCAGTCCAGGATATTTGTGGATATCACCAAGAAGTTGAGGAAGCACCCCCCCCTGCACTATCAGGTATAACAAATCTGTGTTCAGTTACTTTACTGGCTAATTCACCTATAATTTCTCCATCAACGAGAGCACCCAAAGATGAATATAATGTAATTAAAATATCATCTTTAGTTAATGCGCTTACCCCATAACCTGAAAATTCTATCCACTGTTCATGACTAACATAAGCTGCAATAGGGTCATAGCCGCTTGTATCTTTTAAGTTTGCCGGTTCCCCGTGAGCATATGCATATCTATTAAGGCTATAGGTATATACCCTAAAAAAAATTTAACCCAATCATCCTCCCTCAAAGATGCAACTTCATTGTTGTCATTATCAAATAATTTAATAACCCTCAATTGAGGCAGTATGGTTCTGTTTGCTTTAGCTATATAGGAGAGCCTATAATCTTGATAAATATTATATTCATAATTAAATTTTATTTTTTTTTTGCTTAATTAATAATTCCATTTCATCACTTCCTCTTTATTGCAAATAAGTTGCATAAATTTAAGCAATTATAATCCTTTTAAAAGGTATCATATTCTTTTTTCGTTATTTTCCATACTAGACAAATATTTTTCCTGTTCTTTGATAAAGTATATCTCGGATATTATACTTACTATGTGAAAACAAATAAACTCAAATGTTGTCTTAACAACATAAGATAGTCTAAAGATTTCAGAGACATAAGTAGTAAATAATAAATAAACTAATCCACTCAAAGAACCTTTTAACACAATCATCATTGCCTTTTTATGTTCTTTCCATATGGTATAATTTATTAAAGCAAAAACGCATATGCCACCAAAAGTTAAAGGTAATAATAAATGTATTGATATTTAACTTTAATGAATTTTTTCATTCCCAACCCCTCTATATTAAGTATTGGATTTTGCAATTGTTCATACAATTTTTACTTGCTTGATAAATATATATTCGAACTTATTGTTTCAACAATTGCAAAATCCTGATTTTCATTACTTTTGGAAGAGTCATAGTACTCTGCATAAAGAAGCTCGAGTTTCTGCTGAATATAAAAAAGAAGTTGTAAAACCAACAATATGAGTTTGATTTTACAACAGATCTAATTAAAATTATTTTTCAACTTCTTAAAGTAGCTCCGGCTGCTGGGATATTTTAATCTTCGGGTTTCCATGTTGGATCAAATTTTTATCACTTGATAAATACATACAATAAAGTTGAGATAAAAGCTGCACAAAGAGCTAATATAATACTGCCTGTGAAAGACTCATTTTCATCAGGATATTTTATATAACTATAATAAAACATCATAATCACAATGCTTGATTGAATAATAAACCAAGTGAAGAAATATAATAAAAATTCCACACGTGTACTCCTTTCACTATATATAGGCTAATTAGGCGTTTGCGAAACGCTGGAACCCGCATAATTACATGACTTTTTCGTTACAAAATAAAACAACTCCTCACTGATTTATGGTAAAATTGAATTGTAGAAAAACAAATTCACCACTACCTCAGAAAGGAGTTATATACATATGTTACCATATAAACAGCTTTCTTTGGCAGATATTTTTTCTGATTGCAAAGAAAAATTTGAAAATGATAAATATCAGTTCCTTTCCCTGCTTGAGGATAACATCAATCTTGACGAGTTGGTTCCCGCTTCTTTCAAAAACCACTTTTACGCTTCTACTGGTAGGCCACGGAAATTTCAGCTTTACGCTATGCTTTGGGCACTGATTTTGCAACGTATTTTTTCCATACCTACAGATTCCCTGTTAATCATTTTTCTTCAATACTCTAAAGAATTAAGGGATTTCTGCGGGTTTACTAAAGTTCCTGATGCTTCTAAGTTCACCCGCTTTAAGTAGGATTTCCTTTTGGACTTACAATCCATGTTCGAATCCTTAGTAGATATTACCGAACCGATATGCCAACAGATCGATCCCAAACTTGCTGAAATGACCATATTTGATACCTCTGGTATGAAGGTTTTGTTACCGAGAATAACCCTAAATACATAAACCGTATTATCAAACAACTGAAATCCTTTAAAAAGGCTAAGGAGATTGACGATTCCTATGACCCTTATAAGGCGCCTACGCCTCTATGCCCTCCCATGCTGCTTCTAATCCAGCCATTCAGCAAATGTATATCAATGGGCATTTCTGCTATTCCTTTAAATTTGGTATTATAACCAACGGTCTTGGCATTGTAAAGAATATTTCCTTCTACAATTAAGAAGTTTCTTGAATCTCATGTCGATATCATAGCCGAGAAAAAATCCGATTCTCCTAATGAAGATAAATCACTTGCAGATTCAAAGGTTCTCATACCCGTTCTTAAGGATTTCTTCGCCAAACATCCTCTGATTAACTCTAGGGTATTCATAGGTGATGCCGCTTTCGATATCATTCAGATTTATCATGACTTATTTCATGATTTAAAGTTTCAAACTGCTTATATTCCTTTAAAGAACAAACTCTCTTTGCAAGATGCTGACTGCCCTTTAAATGAAGACGGTATTCCCTGCTGCCCTCATGACCACTCTCTTCCCATGAATCGTGAAGGGAGCAAAACTCATCTGCGTTGTGGTCTCCCAACAATGAAATTTGTCTGTCCCAAGATGAAATGGGTTTGGAATAAAGAAAATCACTCCAGTAAACGGGTTTGTTTCTGTGAAAATCCCTGCACCACTTCCTCCTGCGGACGCATGTTTTATATCTATCCTGAAAAGAATCTCCGGGCTTACCCAGGGACTGCCCGGTGTACAAAGGAATGGAACGATACATATAAAATACGGGCCTCTGTTGAAAAGGATATCAGCTATTTCAAAGATAGTTACTATATTGCAGGTCGTAGGACTCAAAACGAAAAAACCCTTCATGCCGATTTGTTTCTTGCAGGCATTTCACAGCTTATCACTGTTGTTGTAGCTGATAAGATAAATAAGCACCAATACATTAGAAGTTTAAAACCGCTTATTGCATAGATATTGTCTATATTCATACTTCCTTCTTTAAACTTCTTTATTTTTGCACCCTTTTTCTATATTGGTCTGTGTATTTGAGAAAATGCACCTTGTTAGATTTTTAAAACTCTTCTTTTTCTTTATCAGGTATTCTCTGTTCAATAAAATCAATTAGTTTCGCAATTACCTATATATAGGCTAATATATAAGATTAATTAAAAGAGGTTAATTTATGTGTAGAAAAGGACATTGCCCCTTCCAGGCAAGGTTCATATGTATTTAATTGAATCTATTATTTGCCAGGACTGCTCAATTTTATGTGTGAATCAGAGATTCTGGTGAATATTTAAATAGGTGTATATGTAAAAGCTCCTTTCTGCTTATATCTGCTTTTCCAGAAAGGAGCTTACTTTTTCATTTGCCCACAAAATTATTTACATTACCTGATTAAATAATCTATCTAATCGTTCACGTATCATATCGATAAGCCCCAACAATCTATCAGGTATATCTGTAAAATAGTTAATATTGTGCTCTATTAAAATCGTATTGATTGCACTCTGTCCAGCTACTGAATGTTTTTTTGTTTTCATATATATGTTTTTGTACACAACCCCTCCAAGTACTGAGTATTTTATAAGACCGGAAGCTAGTTCACTTATATAGTCTGTTATAAATATTTTAGTCATATTCCGATTATTCTCCGCAATTTCTTCTGCATTTCCTAGATTATAATGTTTTATTATATACTCAATTTGTGGAGTTAACTTTTCAGGTGCAACACTATAACCTTTTCCATTACCGGTAGTAAATGCATGCCCCTTATCACTTTTTTTGCTATAGCCACTATATTCAATCCACTGCTCATGACTTACATAGGCTGCAATAGGGTCATAGCCGCTTGTATCTTTTAAGTTTGCCGGTTCTCCATAAGCATATGCATATCTATTTAAGCTCTTTGGATTACTTAAATCACCTGCTATTATATCTTTCGTTAAAAATCTTCCGATTCCTGCTGCATAATA is part of the Oxobacter pfennigii genome and encodes:
- a CDS encoding metal-sensing transcriptional repressor; translated protein: MTSHKEDSEIMNALKTARGQLDGILKMIDEERYCIDISKQILAVQSLLKKANIKILKNHINSCVVHAVMVGEGQEKIDEIMYILEKYIDKA
- a CDS encoding NusG domain II-containing protein, coding for MKRWPGMRSGDKILIAFLVICIIGGYIVNRFINVESNKKNVVIKVDDNVIKTLTVNEKTDNKIYDFQFKNNTGYIELKDGKVRMLEMIKDICPEGVCSDTGWISKKYETIVCLPNKIIIFIEQNKEGDVDAVAY
- a CDS encoding BRO-N domain-containing protein — translated: MNELTTFNYEGKKVRTIQRNGETWWVAKYVCDVFGEANRNRAMQYLDEDEKGYTQMTTPGGVLFSFLPIGCISTSLIHSALCLIVLAK
- a CDS encoding transposase translates to MPSNNSKYTEEMREQTAKFILETGKSATSFAEEMGIDINTVCRWVRDYRRIKCLLMLNQKG